A portion of the Methanobrevibacter boviskoreani JH1 genome contains these proteins:
- a CDS encoding EFR1 family ferrodoxin (N-terminal region resembles flavodoxins. C-terminal ferrodoxin region binds two 4Fe-4S clusters.): MILYFSGTGNSRFIAEGLAKICDDELINLKDLMKNGGTGELHSDKPFVFVLPIHAFRIPGKISEFIETIKFTGSSDAYFIVDCGGSPGNALKYIKNTCKKVNLQLKGFDAINMPASYIVMYNPPDVNSEAVHDSLVYQKSQIERIGRDINEGKEFFNRPSDFKGKIQSSILNPIFVKMMIKTKDFAVSDKCVKCGSCVLRCPLNNVFFNGKPEWGDNCMHCMACLSGCPSNAIEYGNKTVGRNRYYLLKHYGDVN; encoded by the coding sequence ATGATTTTATATTTTTCTGGAACAGGTAATAGTAGGTTTATTGCTGAAGGTTTAGCTAAAATATGTGATGATGAACTAATCAATCTAAAAGACTTAATGAAAAATGGGGGAACAGGTGAATTACATTCAGATAAGCCTTTTGTTTTTGTTTTACCAATTCATGCTTTTAGAATTCCTGGAAAAATCAGTGAGTTTATTGAAACTATTAAGTTTACAGGATCTTCTGATGCTTATTTTATTGTTGACTGTGGTGGAAGTCCAGGTAATGCATTAAAATACATCAAGAATACATGTAAAAAGGTTAATCTTCAACTAAAAGGTTTCGATGCCATAAATATGCCTGCAAGTTATATTGTTATGTATAATCCTCCTGATGTAAATAGCGAGGCTGTTCATGATTCATTAGTCTATCAAAAATCCCAAATTGAAAGGATTGGAAGGGATATCAATGAAGGTAAGGAATTCTTTAACAGACCGTCTGATTTTAAAGGTAAGATACAATCCTCAATTTTAAATCCAATATTTGTAAAGATGATGATTAAAACAAAGGATTTTGCAGTATCTGATAAATGTGTAAAATGTGGCAGCTGTGTTTTAAGATGTCCATTAAATAATGTGTTTTTCAATGGTAAACCAGAATGGGGAGATAATTGTATGCATTGTATGGCTTGTCTTTCAGGTTGTCCCTCCAATGCAATTGAATACGGAAATAAAACAGTTGGAAGAAATAGATATTATCTTTTAAAACATTATGGTGATGTTAATTAA
- a CDS encoding DUF2085 domain-containing protein — protein MSFNPLNLICHRMPERTFSYKGHYFPVCARCTGFYISLFAYFLYTFFFFVNYTPTLLLVAILLNVPAGIDGTTQYFGLRESNNYLRLVTGLLGGIGLGILVKAFKYYIYLGVI, from the coding sequence ATGAGTTTCAATCCATTAAATTTGATATGTCATAGGATGCCGGAGAGAACTTTCTCTTATAAAGGTCATTATTTTCCAGTTTGTGCTAGATGTACAGGATTTTATATAAGTCTATTTGCTTATTTTTTGTATACTTTTTTCTTCTTTGTTAATTATACTCCTACTTTGCTTCTAGTGGCAATATTGCTAAATGTACCTGCAGGTATTGATGGAACTACACAATATTTTGGATTAAGGGAAAGTAACAATTACTTAAGATTAGTAACAGGTCTTTTAGGTGGAATTGGACTTGGAATATTAGTAAAGGCTTTCAAATATTATATTTATTTAGGTGTAATCTAA
- a CDS encoding rubredoxin, producing the protein MAKYKCENCGYIYDEKLGDEKYNIAPGTKVEDIPGGECPICKGILPTFWVKIED; encoded by the coding sequence ATGGCTAAATATAAATGTGAAAATTGCGGATATATCTATGATGAGAAATTAGGTGATGAAAAATACAACATTGCTCCAGGAACTAAGGTTGAGGATATTCCTGGTGGGGAATGTCCAATATGCAAAGGAATACTTCCAACATTCTGGGTAAAAATTGAAGATTAA
- a CDS encoding DUF530 domain-containing protein, with translation MDSNRLITKAEEYLKKISEEQIETSRLSDFEYFKKTYDNLNNHLNVLQEFKETMDTQGYTSPYRSLSKYGISTVADVTAEEASETHRHNQYFRLKASAKKNILDRVKSAIDAHKIALGNLEEYGLIHCKNCNKTYRIDNYKAECDCGKTEYSFSINKNGNHRVDIIPYLPLAGDYMVKMSELTKWGRESFKKVINMLKQERKGSVKTVSLIIRYREDKKLIRKRVSLGSDYVNSYEEEIRKRYGKNVRIEALQFHRTKPAIIDDKNTRTALAIGYVKLAELIANRHKDEILKENIKDIDKLNKYDEIVINAKTANPGFLDETDSIEAWREEKIDADLKDANLKYRNGDLNRTLEIDLRNRQLLEKSVFINIAPSLILWDIFKYYLTSSNDKRKRQSGPFPYIRSEIDRQQRKIFQITFTKAIELLNKKEHENILPVKEMDLILHKKFKLEEELKNSNLKVNYQALGAAMIYNEGTIPIEECAKSFNLDVKDVKKESKNIENIAKPKNDKSKKFLELIKS, from the coding sequence ATGGATTCAAATAGATTAATTACAAAAGCTGAAGAATATCTAAAAAAAATATCAGAAGAACAAATAGAAACAAGCAGATTATCAGATTTTGAATATTTTAAAAAAACATATGACAATTTAAATAATCACTTAAACGTTCTTCAAGAATTTAAAGAAACTATGGATACACAGGGTTATACATCACCCTACAGATCACTTAGTAAATATGGTATCAGTACTGTAGCAGATGTAACTGCAGAGGAAGCATCAGAAACACATAGACACAACCAATACTTCAGATTAAAAGCATCTGCAAAGAAAAACATTTTAGATAGAGTCAAATCAGCCATTGATGCACATAAAATAGCATTAGGTAATCTAGAAGAATATGGATTAATTCACTGCAAGAATTGTAATAAAACCTATAGAATTGACAATTATAAAGCAGAATGTGATTGTGGTAAAACAGAATACTCTTTTTCCATCAATAAAAACGGCAATCATAGAGTTGACATTATTCCATACCTCCCCCTTGCTGGAGATTATATGGTAAAGATGAGTGAACTAACTAAGTGGGGTAGGGAATCCTTTAAGAAAGTCATCAATATGCTGAAACAGGAACGTAAAGGTTCTGTAAAAACAGTATCATTAATTATTCGTTATAGAGAAGATAAAAAATTAATCAGAAAACGAGTATCTCTTGGTTCAGACTATGTAAATAGCTATGAAGAGGAAATTAGAAAAAGATATGGGAAAAATGTACGTATTGAAGCTTTACAATTTCATAGAACCAAACCTGCAATAATTGATGATAAAAATACAAGAACCGCCCTGGCCATTGGATATGTTAAACTTGCGGAATTAATTGCAAATAGACATAAAGATGAAATCCTCAAAGAAAACATCAAGGATATTGATAAATTAAATAAATATGATGAGATTGTAATTAATGCAAAAACTGCAAATCCAGGATTTTTAGATGAAACAGATTCTATAGAAGCATGGAGAGAAGAGAAAATAGATGCCGATTTAAAGGATGCAAATCTCAAATATAGAAATGGAGATTTAAACAGAACACTAGAAATCGATTTAAGAAATAGGCAGTTACTTGAAAAATCTGTCTTCATTAATATTGCACCTTCCCTCATTCTATGGGACATTTTCAAATATTACCTTACAAGTTCTAATGACAAACGTAAAAGACAAAGTGGACCTTTCCCATACATACGTAGTGAAATAGATCGCCAACAACGTAAAATTTTCCAAATAACATTTACAAAAGCTATCGAATTACTAAACAAGAAGGAACATGAAAATATTCTTCCTGTAAAGGAAATGGATTTGATTTTACATAAAAAGTTCAAATTGGAAGAGGAACTTAAAAATTCCAATCTTAAAGTCAATTATCAGGCACTTGGAGCTGCAATGATTTATAATGAAGGAACTATTCCTATAGAGGAATGTGCCAAAAGCTTTAATTTAGATGTTAAAGATGTTAAAAAAGAATCAAAGAATATTGAAAACATTGCAAAACCAAAAAATGATAAAAGTAAGAAATTTTTAGAATTAATTAAAAGCTAA
- a CDS encoding DUF447 domain-containing protein codes for MSNDLKSLGMEEGLHYEGIYTTISKDGVKDAAPIGINCKADNEIGCRIFVGSQTLKNIQDTKRYVINITSNPIAFVKATVGNLDEDEFTDDEDVPLMKDAEAYIYCKVNNIEKMEPIADHVNAHGEAYLINARVDKIVKNNPCAKALNRGLCCLIESLTNFTRLDLVDENQQEYYIGRYNENKRVIDRIADNKTKEAMKLLGENMSKKGFDVE; via the coding sequence ATGTCAAATGATTTAAAAAGTTTAGGAATGGAAGAAGGATTACATTATGAGGGAATTTATACTACAATAAGCAAGGACGGAGTTAAAGACGCAGCACCAATTGGTATTAACTGTAAGGCAGATAATGAAATTGGATGTAGAATATTTGTAGGAAGTCAAACCCTTAAAAACATTCAAGATACTAAAAGGTATGTTATTAATATTACAAGTAACCCAATAGCTTTCGTTAAAGCCACTGTAGGTAATCTGGATGAGGACGAATTTACTGATGATGAGGATGTTCCTCTAATGAAAGATGCCGAGGCTTATATATACTGTAAAGTTAACAATATTGAAAAAATGGAACCAATTGCAGATCATGTCAATGCTCATGGAGAAGCTTATCTGATTAATGCCAGAGTGGACAAGATTGTTAAAAACAATCCATGTGCCAAAGCATTAAACAGAGGTTTGTGCTGCCTTATTGAATCATTAACCAATTTTACCCGTCTTGATTTAGTGGATGAAAATCAGCAGGAATATTATATTGGAAGATATAATGAAAATAAAAGAGTAATTGACAGAATAGCAGATAATAAAACCAAGGAAGCTATGAAGTTACTTGGAGAAAATATGAGTAAAAAAGGATTTGATGTAGAATAG
- a CDS encoding class I SAM-dependent methyltransferase: MDEIDKKSSKDFIDTEYILKILELDKVNSFLDIGCGDGHISFAVNKLNEDAIIYAVDKSEDAINYVNDKINKDNVKNIKAICCDVDKHIPLKDNTVNTVLMINVFHEFKTKRDKYKVLSEIKRVLTPGGQVALVEFRKVPMSFGPDFKYRLSHNELEKYFYNQGFAIEILNERLGIKTKYGYSHYLIIFSEQEFISIP; the protein is encoded by the coding sequence ATGGATGAGATAGATAAAAAATCTAGTAAAGATTTTATTGATACGGAGTATATTTTAAAAATTTTGGAATTGGATAAGGTTAATTCTTTTTTGGATATAGGATGTGGTGACGGACATATTTCATTTGCTGTTAATAAATTAAATGAAGATGCAATAATTTATGCAGTTGACAAATCAGAAGATGCAATAAACTATGTTAATGATAAAATAAACAAGGATAATGTTAAAAATATTAAAGCTATTTGTTGTGATGTAGATAAACATATCCCACTTAAGGACAATACAGTAAATACGGTTTTAATGATTAATGTTTTCCATGAATTTAAAACTAAAAGGGATAAATATAAAGTATTGTCCGAGATTAAAAGGGTTTTAACTCCTGGTGGTCAGGTTGCCCTTGTAGAATTTAGAAAGGTTCCAATGTCTTTTGGTCCAGATTTTAAATATAGATTATCTCATAATGAATTGGAGAAGTATTTTTATAATCAGGGATTTGCAATTGAGATTCTCAATGAAAGATTGGGAATTAAGACCAAATACGGATATTCCCATTATTTAATTATTTTCTCAGAACAAGAGTTTATAAGTATTCCTTAA
- a CDS encoding sulfite exporter TauE/SafE family protein, with translation MNFTTMIILPVLGFLIGLFVTIIGGGGGGLYTPILIMLGIDPQVAVASSLATVLPTTAVGAYNHNKNNNVDIETGIILGVGGFLGTFIGGYIGTLIGAKLLKILFGVLFLTLALINLKNYIKEQRSKEKIEKKSHVKLTGYKKIFVPLFGVLGGILAGLFGLSGTPPIQLVLLMLGYNATTVIGTTIFVLIFNSIGGICTYGFLGRIDLMLVVLLCSGTIIGAVIGPKVLNRINKEKLEKALPLILISLNLIFGVAMFI, from the coding sequence ATGAATTTTACAACAATGATAATACTTCCAGTTTTAGGTTTCCTTATTGGTCTATTTGTAACAATAATTGGAGGGGGAGGTGGAGGACTTTACACCCCCATACTAATTATGTTAGGAATAGATCCACAGGTAGCAGTAGCCAGTTCCCTTGCAACAGTTCTTCCAACCACAGCTGTTGGTGCATATAATCATAATAAAAACAATAATGTGGATATTGAAACGGGAATTATTCTAGGTGTTGGCGGATTTTTAGGAACCTTTATAGGAGGATATATTGGGACCCTGATTGGAGCAAAGCTTCTTAAAATATTATTTGGTGTTCTATTTCTAACACTTGCATTAATAAATCTTAAGAATTACATTAAAGAACAGAGATCCAAGGAAAAAATAGAGAAAAAATCACATGTAAAACTTACAGGATATAAAAAGATATTCGTTCCATTGTTTGGTGTTCTTGGTGGAATACTTGCAGGTTTATTTGGTTTAAGTGGAACGCCTCCAATACAATTGGTCCTACTTATGTTAGGATATAATGCCACAACAGTAATCGGTACTACAATTTTTGTATTGATTTTTAATTCCATCGGTGGAATCTGTACATACGGATTTTTAGGAAGAATTGATTTGATGCTTGTTGTGCTTTTATGTTCAGGTACAATAATCGGAGCAGTCATAGGCCCTAAAGTATTAAATAGAATAAATAAGGAAAAGCTAGAGAAAGCACTTCCCCTTATCCTAATTTCATTAAACCTAATATTTGGAGTAGCCATGTTTATCTAA